One part of the Pandoraea faecigallinarum genome encodes these proteins:
- the pcaF gene encoding 3-oxoadipyl-CoA thiolase, with the protein MSEVFICDAIRTPIGRYGGALSSVRADDLGAIPLKALMARNANVDWTQVADVIYGCANQAGEDNRNVARMSSLLAGLPQDVPGATINRLCGSGMDAIGTAARAIKAGEAGLMIAGGVESMSRAPFVMGKAASAFSRQAEIFDTTIGWRFVNPLMKAQYGVDSMPETGENVATDFGISREDQDRFAVRSQEKAARAQANGTLAEEITPVSIAKKKGEAILVDRDEHPRATSMEALARLKGVVRPDGTVTAGNASGVNDGACALLLADEASAARHGLTPRARVLGMATAGVAPRIMGIGPAPATQKLLARLGMTLDQFDVIELNEAFASQGLAVLRQLGVADDDLRVNPNGGAIALGHPLGMSGARLVTTAMYQLKRTGGRFALCTMCIGVGQGIAIAIEAV; encoded by the coding sequence ATGAGTGAAGTCTTTATCTGCGACGCGATCCGTACCCCCATCGGCCGCTACGGCGGCGCCCTGTCGTCGGTGCGTGCCGACGATCTCGGCGCGATCCCGCTCAAGGCGCTCATGGCGCGCAACGCCAACGTCGACTGGACGCAGGTCGCCGACGTGATCTATGGCTGCGCCAATCAGGCGGGCGAAGACAATCGCAACGTGGCGCGCATGTCGTCGCTGCTCGCGGGCCTGCCGCAAGACGTGCCCGGTGCGACCATCAACCGCCTGTGCGGCTCGGGCATGGACGCCATCGGCACGGCTGCGCGCGCCATCAAGGCGGGCGAAGCGGGCCTGATGATCGCCGGCGGCGTGGAAAGCATGAGCCGCGCGCCATTCGTGATGGGCAAGGCGGCGAGCGCGTTTTCGCGTCAGGCGGAAATTTTCGACACGACCATCGGATGGCGCTTTGTCAATCCGCTGATGAAGGCGCAGTACGGCGTGGATTCGATGCCCGAGACGGGCGAGAACGTGGCGACCGATTTCGGCATCAGCCGTGAAGATCAGGATCGCTTTGCCGTGCGTTCGCAGGAAAAGGCGGCGCGCGCACAGGCGAACGGCACGCTGGCGGAAGAAATCACACCGGTGTCCATCGCCAAGAAGAAGGGCGAAGCGATCCTCGTGGATCGCGACGAACATCCACGTGCAACGAGCATGGAAGCGCTTGCCAGACTGAAGGGCGTGGTACGCCCTGATGGCACCGTGACCGCCGGTAACGCTTCTGGCGTCAACGACGGCGCCTGCGCTCTGCTGCTGGCAGACGAGGCGAGTGCGGCGCGCCATGGCCTGACGCCGCGTGCCCGGGTATTGGGCATGGCAACGGCAGGGGTGGCACCGCGCATCATGGGCATCGGTCCGGCTCCCGCAACGCAAAAACTGCTCGCGCGGCTCGGTATGACCCTCGATCAGTTCGATGTCATCGAACTCAACGAGGCCTTTGCAAGCCAGGGCCTGGCCGTATTGCGACAACTCGGCGTGGCCGACGACGATCTGCGCGTCAATCCGAACGGCGGCGCCATTGCGCTGGGCCATCCGCTCGGCATGAGCGGCGCACGTCTGGTCACGACGGCGATGTACCAGTTGAAACGCACGGGTGGACGCTTCGCGCTGTGTACGATGTGCATTGGGGTCGGCCAAGGCATCGCTATCGCCATCGAAGCGGTGTAA